The following is a genomic window from Rhododendron vialii isolate Sample 1 chromosome 9a, ASM3025357v1.
tccctctctctttctctctcttcctctcaaaAGACCGAAGAGCAGAGGGAAAAGAGGAAAATACAACCATTATGTCATGTCTCAGACAAACACCATTgttgtttctctttctctttgtcGTTTCGGCATTGTTTTCCTTCTCTCAAGGATCTTCTAATCACGACCATCTCCAGCATTCCAATGCTTCAGGTAACGTATGTAACAATGTACGCCACACATGCACGTTGGAACATTTCTTACCTGAAACACGAATTCATCGACATAAGAAACACGAATGAGAATATGGTGCACAGTATGCCTAAATTCTGCAACGATACGAATAAACTTGACTTTATTGTAAAAGCTTTTGCCTCTTCCTAATGACAAACATATAATATCAGTAACTTCCAATTATTCAAGCATAAAACATTCCAGGAGCATATTGACCGAGTCTTTTCATATTTTCTTGCCCAAATGGCCAAATGTTATTCTATGGTAATTTTACTACATGTGATTATCTTCAAAGAAATTGCCTCCGGGAATTGCATTGGTTTGCTCCATTCATCATTAGAAACGAAGGTATGCCATGTCTCATAACGTGCATTTCAAAACGCACTTCCCTAATTGACTTGGTATTTCTTGGTATCACTAGTTTTGGGAAAGGAAGGGAAAGAAGAATGTAAGATTTGAATGAAGAATACTGCTTTTACTTTATTCGCTGTGTTTCCATTACGGGCCTTTTTGTGAATGTTTTGTCCATAGAGTTCGATGGCGAAGGAGAAATCAGAAGGGTTTTGGAAGAAACTTCAAATAAGTCTACGACGCTGATATTGGCTGCCAATAGGACCCATAGAAGAGACCCCCTCAATGGGTTCAACTACTACACAGGCGGATGGAGTTTAAATGATCATTACTTCTCGGTTAGCCCCTTCAAACTTCTATCACTTTTCTAATGGAGGTTCTGTTATTTCTTGAATATTTGAACAATTGCAAATTTTCTTTGAGAGGCACCTTctgttctctcttcttctcaatGTATCCCTTCGAGCTTAATAAAAAtcttcgtttgccgagcaaaaaaaaaaaaaacaattgcaaATTTTTCCAGTTATATgcctttatatatatacttgcaCTTTCATTGGGTTttgttgcttcttcttctttttggcttGTGAAAAAAGCATGTCATTCAATTGTTagatattgtgtgtgtgtgtgtgtgtgtgtttgtgtgtgtgtgtgtgtatgtatgtatgtatatatatatatatatatatatatatatatatatatatatatatatatttctggTGCTTTTGGTGAAGTGCAATGTCCTATACTCGTATGCAATGGGGTTTTAGTTAATTTTGTTtcgtttgttttgttttgtttcgagAGGCCATGATGATTCTTGATCGATGATTATTACTAGTTTGTTACATGTTCATCTTTCATGAAATGTTGGTTTCAATGGTTATTCATGGAACGTAGGGCAATATCTCTGGTGGCTCAGACTTCTGTTGATGGATTTTCAGCTTCTAAAATTTAAGCTACTTGGTCTTGTATATAAATAGGGACCATGGAATATATCAAATATGGaagaatttgaatgaaaattgacGTTTCACTTGGATTTTCTCTCAATGGCttgatttggttcttgtccatgTCCCAATGTTTTCACAAGTTATGTTGGATTACTTAAATGGCTTTTGATGAATAATATTAGAAAAGTACCTCTTCATATGGTAAGATAAGAACTgttttatttcttcaatttttttttatcaatgtaATGTAATATAGTTTGTCACCAGTTCATTTGTCTTAAATGTACTTTAAATGGATTTTGAGTTTCTGAAATACCAAGCTAGTTGGATAGTTGAATAGTTCTTTgctattcaaaattttcaaccgAAATTTCAGTTTGATTGAGACTTGTTCTTAGTTAAGGTATTGATTTGGTTCTTGATCCCGTCTCATTGTAGTCACAACCTATGTTTTCATCAAATTTACAACTTTCCCAGTTTTCCaggttttctctttcttttcaagaaTTTTGCTTCTGACAAATACTTTTTTCCAATTGCAGTCTGTAGCTTTTTCTGCAGTTCCCTTGTTTGGCATTGCTGCAATTTGGCTCATTGTTTTTGGGCTATACTTGTGTTGTACTTGCCTTCTTCGCTGTTGTTGCTGTTGTGGCCGCCAGAAAAAGCCTTACGGCTATTCCAGAACTGCCTATGCTatctccctttctctcctaGTACTTTTCACAGTTGCAGCAATGTAATTCTCCCTATCCCCCCAACCCTCCTCCCTCTCAATGAatttatatttttccttttgagtGCCTTTACCAGAAggagagaggaaaaggaaacATAAGGAATGCTAAgtgaaatttcagaaaatttcCTTTAAAAAGGTGAAAAGAAACTCGTACTGATGTCTGCAATGTTTGTTTTTGCAATTACAGAGCCGGAAGTGTATTTCTCTACACTGGCCAGGAGAAGTTTCAGGAGAGCCAAGTTACTGTACTGAGCTATGTTTTGAAACAAGCAGATACAGTTGTTCAAAACCTCAGGAATGTCTTCAATTATCTCATGGGGGCTAAGAAGATTGGCGAGGGGCAAGCATATTTTTCCGCAGATTTACAGGCCCAAATCAGCGATATGCAAAGAAACATCAATGATTTCGCTGACAATCTTCGGAATGTTACCGGAAAGAGTTCAGGAGATATAAGAAAATATGTTGAACCCTTGTAGTTACTTGCTCTCATATCATGTTTTCCTGATTCAAACTGCGGCATTGCGATTTCATTAAAAGTTCTCATCTTATCCCATAAACTGCAGGGGAGTCATCCTAATTTATGTCGCTGCTGCAATGCTCCTTTTGGCTTTTCTTGGATTTTGTATGTCAACTCTATGATTATTAGTCATTATGTGTCCAACTAGGCATATCTGGGTTTAGTTTCTAATACTATTGTTTAATACTGGTTGCAGTGTTATCCATTCTCGGATTGCAGGGTCTCTTGTACTTGTAAGTGGGAGATGATTTCGGATAATTGGCATTAGTTCTGGTATTTTCTCAACAAATTCTTACATCGTCGATAATTGCAGCCTTGTGGTCATCGCTTGGATTGCTGTTGTGGTAACATTCACTTTGAGTGGCATATTTCTCCTTGTTCACAAGTAAGTCATGTGAAAATGCACTCATTCTGTACTTTTTGACCTCACTATTGAAGTAAAACTTCACCCTTAACTTCTATGGATCATAATTACAGTTGTCTCTACTTTTGTTGCCATAGTTTAGGGTCTGTAATTGTTTCTTGCCCATTCTCCAAATTACAGAATTAACTTACTTATCGTTCTAACACCGACAATCTAATGAGTTTAATATACTTCACTGTATATACTTTGATGAACCTCAGATCCTAAAGCTGGTGTCAATAACCTAGAAAAAGATCAAAGAACACGGGATTCCTTTGTTCAGTCTTTTAGAGGAAACTAGAACCATAACTTCGAATAGCTCATCCTATTGCGTTTTACGCTGAGGCTTTCACAGGCAAATTCAGGATTATGCTTCGCTACTAGTTTTCAGATTTCAAGCATagtatcttcttcttttggcTAAACGCTTAAGTGTTGATAAGAGAAACCACATCTAGATAGAGTTGGAACATTAGTTACAAGACCAGCTAAGCCAAATGAAACAACCACAACAGAGATTGGCACGACGAAACAAAAAGGCAAAAGCTTGCTATGTCTAAAAAGCCAACCTTCTATTTAAAGAGCTCTTTTCCGATGggagaaatcgaaaaagaaaaaaaacaaaacaaaatcatacCTATTTTGAAAAAAGTTCGTTGATTCTACATTTGAGTAGTATATTTATATTCTTCGGATCTAGTCAAGAAGAACGAAAAGtgaaactcttttttttcttgaagcTGAAAAGTGTGGCGAAAAGATTCCATAGAAAATGGCTCTTTGGATGTACCATCCCAAACACAGAATAAATGGCCAACATAGAAACAGATTCAATCAGACCAAAACAGACCAAGGACGCAACCCTGTGATACACATTTCtactaattttttgtttcatctGGTTTACATACCAGTGCAGTTGCAGACACGTGTGTTGCAATGGATGAATGGCTTCAGAACCCAACAACCGATTCAGCTCTCGAAAACATAATCCCAAGAGCAAACCCCGAATCTGCCGAAGCAATATTGAAAGGAACCCGGGGTGTCACATTTGCACTTGTCAATGCCACTAACACTGCGATAGTCAATATATACAACATCAATATGCCTCCCGAGGCAGGACCCCTCTACTCCAATCAATCTGGTCCGCTGATGCCTCTTCTTTGCAACCCATTTGATTCCAATCTTACTAATCAGCAGTGTGCACCTGGTGAAGTGGAGTTCAGAAATGCGACAGAGGTATGTCGAGATAAGTACAATGCGTGTTCTACAGGAAAATTTACACTACAATTACCatgaataaaaagatgaaattaGAGATCAAACTCTGACAAGCGTGACATCGATCAGtgataactttaaaaaaaaaaaaaaatttggcaacCAAATAAACCTGGCCAATAGGGAATTTACATGAATATACCATGCTAAGATTGGAAAGTTTAAAATCCGATCAAAAGAGTAACAAACCGAACAAACCCCTAGGTTCATGAAATTTCCCTATTGAAGTTGCTCCATTTGATGCATTAATGTATGTATAAGGGCATGAATCTAGATGTTTATGTGTTTGGAAGTTTACTCCAAGGACGGAAGACACTAACGATCTGTTTGTATGTACAatatttttcttggaaaatccACTtcaagtaaaatgttttacatattGTTTCAGTAATCTTGTTTTTCAGTGTTTGGCAAGAACCTTAGGATAAACTTAAGGCACAAAAGATATGAATATTTAGTGCAACAATTAAAGAAATTAGAGAGGTTTCTGCACTTAGACAGGTTCAGGGGTAAGATTCTGAAGGCATTAGTATGAAGGGACACCGTTTGTGCCAAGTCAGTGAAACAGAGAAACCACTAAAATTGGCAAACGAACAAGCAGGACTTAAATCCACAAGGCAATTTACTTCAACTTCTTGTAACGAAATCTACTTGGAAAAGATTTTACTTTAATTTGTGCTACCAAACACTGAAAATTGGCCTACGGGCAAAGGAGAACTTGGGTTCAACAAGGTGATGCAAAAGAGAGAAATATTTCAAACTCATTTGCTTAATCCAGGACATTGGTTCAAGGTTTACGGGATAATATTAGTATGATTGGAATACAAACATTTTTCTGGTCTTATTCATATCCTACTAGATTCATAGAGTACACACA
Proteins encoded in this region:
- the LOC131301940 gene encoding uncharacterized protein LOC131301940 isoform X2 → MSCLRQTPLLFLFLFVVSALFSFSQGSSNHDHLQHSNASEFDGEGEIRRVLEETSNKSTTLILAANRTHRRDPLNGFNYYTGGWSLNDHYFSSVAFSAVPLFGIAAIWLIVFGLYLCCTCLLRCCCCCGRQKKPYGYSRTAYAISLSLLVLFTVAAIAGSVFLYTGQEKFQESQVTVLSYVLKQADTVVQNLRNVFNYLMGAKKIGEGQAYFSADLQAQISDMQRNINDFADNLRNVTGKSSGDIRKYVEPLGVILIYVAAAMLLLAFLGFLLSILGLQGLLYFLVVIAWIAVVVTFTLSGIFLLVHNAVADTCVAMDEWLQNPTTDSALENIIPRANPESAEAILKGTRGVTFALVNATNTAIVNIYNINMPPEAGPLYSNQSGPLMPLLCNPFDSNLTNQQCAHAMF
- the LOC131301940 gene encoding uncharacterized protein LOC131301940 isoform X1, producing MSCLRQTPLLFLFLFVVSALFSFSQGSSNHDHLQHSNASEFDGEGEIRRVLEETSNKSTTLILAANRTHRRDPLNGFNYYTGGWSLNDHYFSSVAFSAVPLFGIAAIWLIVFGLYLCCTCLLRCCCCCGRQKKPYGYSRTAYAISLSLLVLFTVAAIAGSVFLYTGQEKFQESQVTVLSYVLKQADTVVQNLRNVFNYLMGAKKIGEGQAYFSADLQAQISDMQRNINDFADNLRNVTGKSSGDIRKYVEPLGVILIYVAAAMLLLAFLGFLLSILGLQGLLYFLVVIAWIAVVVTFTLSGIFLLVHNAVADTCVAMDEWLQNPTTDSALENIIPRANPESAEAILKGTRGVTFALVNATNTAIVNIYNINMPPEAGPLYSNQSGPLMPLLCNPFDSNLTNQQCAPGEVEFRNATEVWKNYICNVSASGICTTPGRVTPNVYDQLTASLNVSYGLYQYGPFLVDFVDSTYLKETFSGISKNCCPSMKKSTKWMYTGFTVVSVSVMLSLILWMVFARERRQRKYTKKHMAGPNGMKGYYR